DNA from Thermococcus argininiproducens:
CTTGAGGTTGATAAGATTAAGGACTTTGAAGAATTTGTTGAGAAAGATGGAAGTTTTGAGGCCAAATATCATCTCGCTGATTTGTATTACCTATTAGGTGAGCTTGAAAAATCAATTGACATTTACAGAGAGCTACTTGAAGAGGAGACTGAAAAAGGAAACCTTGGGAATATTGCAAAAATTTATTACAACATGGGCCTTATCCATGAGGAACTTTTGGAGTATGAAAAAGCTCTAGAACTTATGAGCAAAGCTGAAAAGGCCTTTGAGGAGCTTGGGAAGAAGGAGGAAGTCATCCATATTAGAATCCACAAGGCATATATAACATTTGAAATAGGAGAGATCCCGAAAGCAAAGGCGGAACTGGCGGAAATACTTTCCAAGGCACGTGGAAATAATCAATTAGTGGCTCAGGTACATCTGGTCTTTGAGGAGATATTTGAGGAGAAAGATAATTATGATGCAGCTTTACATGAGTGCCTTTATGCGATGTTATATGGGAGAGACACGGAATATTTCGACATTGCATTTGATTCATTAATCGACGTTCTCTGGCAGATACTAATGGAAGACAAATTTGATGTAATATACAATAATCTAGATATGTTTGCTAGGGCCTTTCCAGATATGAAAGAGTTCTTTGAAGGTGTGAAGGTTGTTGCCTTATACAAGGACGGAAAAATAGGAAGGGAAGAAGTAAGCGGATATATAACAAGGATTAAGGACAGGAGACTCTTAGATCTACTTGAGTTCTTAAGTGAAGCTGAGCCTTGATTTCACTCTTTTTGGTGATTTTCATGAATATCAGGATAGC
Protein-coding regions in this window:
- a CDS encoding tetratricopeptide repeat protein; this encodes MEEVLKAIQEKECEKVATLLYYKADELTEDELKIVLEKTEKLALECKDYELYKLVVYYSLEFLEVDKIKDFEEFVEKDGSFEAKYHLADLYYLLGELEKSIDIYRELLEEETEKGNLGNIAKIYYNMGLIHEELLEYEKALELMSKAEKAFEELGKKEEVIHIRIHKAYITFEIGEIPKAKAELAEILSKARGNNQLVAQVHLVFEEIFEEKDNYDAALHECLYAMLYGRDTEYFDIAFDSLIDVLWQILMEDKFDVIYNNLDMFARAFPDMKEFFEGVKVVALYKDGKIGREEVSGYITRIKDRRLLDLLEFLSEAEP